One window of Cryptococcus neoformans var. grubii H99 chromosome 11, complete sequence genomic DNA carries:
- a CDS encoding myo-inositol-1(or 4)-monophosphatase, variant: MTPIELDLDSILQFTIKLALDAGQIIREGQEKRFASESAQEDEKLNSVDLVTEVDKAVEKFIVEKIREAYPSHKFIGEESYEGQQITDEPTWIVDPIDGTTNFVHGFPMVATSIGLAHKGAPVVGVIYNPFLDQLWSAAKGRGAYLNQKRKLPITGSPKPLASLGQALIGVEYGMSRSPPALPRKLAAFEKLTAHTDVGGKMCHSLRSMGSAALNIVLVASGGLDMYWEIGCWPWDVCAGICILEESGGRCFGAKTADLSGEVDAKLMAGRKYVMIRDIRATDKQTSLDQQKKFVKEFYDCVEDFDP; the protein is encoded by the exons ATGACGCCCATCGAACTCGATCTCGATTCCATCTTGCAGTTTACTATCAAGCTCGCCCTTGAT GCGGGTCAGATTATTCGGGAGGGCCAGGAAAAGCGCTTCGCCTCAGAGAGTGCtcaggaagatgagaaactCAACAGTGTTGAT CTCGTAACCGAAGTTGACAAAGCCGTGGAAAAATTCATTGTTGAAAAGATTAGAGAGGCATATCCTTCCCATAAATT CATCGGAGAGGAATCATATGAAGGTCAACAAATCACCGATGAACCCACTTGGATTG TCGA TCCCATTGATGGTACAACCAACTTT GTCCATGGATTCCCCATGGTGGCTACATCAATTGGTCTTGCCCACAAGGGTGCCCCTGTCGTGGGAGTCATTTATAATCCGTTCCTCGATCAGCTG TGGTCTGCTGccaaaggaagaggtgcaTATCTCAATCAAAAGCGAAAACTTCCCATCACAGGCTCACCCAAGCCTCTTGCATCTCTCGGTCAAGCCCT GATTGGTGTCGAATATGGGATGTCTCGCTCTCCTCCGGCGCTGCCCCGTAAATTGGCCGCGTTCGAAAAGCTGACCGCCCATACGGACGTAGGCGGAAAGATGTGCCATTCCTTGAGAAGTATGGGTTCGGCTGCGCTTAACATAGTACTTGTGGCAAGCGGGGGCCTTGACAT GTATTGGGAAATTGGG TGCTGGCCTTGGGACGTTTGC GCTGGAATCTGCATCCTCGAGGAATCGGGGGGTCGTTGTTTTGGTGCAAAAACTGCTGATCTTAGTGGCGAAGTTGACGCCAAATTGATGG CCGGTAGAAAATACGTCATGATTAGAGACATCAGAGCGACAGAC AAACAAACGTCCTTGGATCAGCAAAAGAAATTTGTCAAAGAGTTTTACGACTGTGTTGAGGATTTCGACCCTTGA
- a CDS encoding myo-inositol-1(or 4)-monophosphatase produces MTPIELDLDSILQFTIKLALDAGQIIREGQEKRFASESAQEDEKLNSVDLVTEVDKAVEKFIVEKIREAYPSHKFIGEESYEGQQITDEPTWIGDPIDGTTNFVHGFPMVATSIGLAHKGAPVVGVIYNPFLDQLWSAAKGRGAYLNQKRKLPITGSPKPLASLGQALIGVEYGMSRSPPALPRKLAAFEKLTAHTDVGGKMCHSLRSMGSAALNIVLVASGGLDMYWEIGCWPWDVCAGICILEESGGRCFGAKTADLSGEVDAKLMAGRKYVMIRDIRATDKQTSLDQQKKFVKEFYDCVEDFDP; encoded by the exons ATGACGCCCATCGAACTCGATCTCGATTCCATCTTGCAGTTTACTATCAAGCTCGCCCTTGAT GCGGGTCAGATTATTCGGGAGGGCCAGGAAAAGCGCTTCGCCTCAGAGAGTGCtcaggaagatgagaaactCAACAGTGTTGAT CTCGTAACCGAAGTTGACAAAGCCGTGGAAAAATTCATTGTTGAAAAGATTAGAGAGGCATATCCTTCCCATAAATT CATCGGAGAGGAATCATATGAAGGTCAACAAATCACCGATGAACCCACTTGGATTGGTGA TCCCATTGATGGTACAACCAACTTT GTCCATGGATTCCCCATGGTGGCTACATCAATTGGTCTTGCCCACAAGGGTGCCCCTGTCGTGGGAGTCATTTATAATCCGTTCCTCGATCAGCTG TGGTCTGCTGccaaaggaagaggtgcaTATCTCAATCAAAAGCGAAAACTTCCCATCACAGGCTCACCCAAGCCTCTTGCATCTCTCGGTCAAGCCCT GATTGGTGTCGAATATGGGATGTCTCGCTCTCCTCCGGCGCTGCCCCGTAAATTGGCCGCGTTCGAAAAGCTGACCGCCCATACGGACGTAGGCGGAAAGATGTGCCATTCCTTGAGAAGTATGGGTTCGGCTGCGCTTAACATAGTACTTGTGGCAAGCGGGGGCCTTGACAT GTATTGGGAAATTGGG TGCTGGCCTTGGGACGTTTGC GCTGGAATCTGCATCCTCGAGGAATCGGGGGGTCGTTGTTTTGGTGCAAAAACTGCTGATCTTAGTGGCGAAGTTGACGCCAAATTGATGG CCGGTAGAAAATACGTCATGATTAGAGACATCAGAGCGACAGAC AAACAAACGTCCTTGGATCAGCAAAAGAAATTTGTCAAAGAGTTTTACGACTGTGTTGAGGATTTCGACCCTTGA
- a CDS encoding transmembrane protein, variant, giving the protein MPFIKALDHAIPNGQTFNNLSKAPGAVAGGLTSAVGSVGNVVGVDQVKGAAVHMFDPDASPAVKAAAAAKAKASLGLPSRDKVREGISGDGGGARAVIIDSSTSANAPKPTVTLADVDKASQAEGQREGGDDMPGSIPSNTAPSIPTWVMAGWKQAAGLGKTENAREEATVLQTYLTETMYGAWYHNAAVILFAILSTRLFTVLHLGWGWIIVVLAFCSSYYSISISRTRQRVRDDIQRELVKTRLVTETESADWINSFLERFWLIYEPVLSQTIIASTDSALAGVAPPGVDSIRMTTFTLGTKAPRIDYVRTFPKTPEDIVIMDWALSFTPNDLEDITPRQAAKQVNPKVVLSIRVGKGALSKALPVLLEDMSFSGKMRIKLKLMTNFPHVQTVDISFIEKPTFDYVLKPIGGETLGFDINSIPGLAPFIRDQVHSNLGPMMYDPNVFTIDLQQLLSGTPLDAAIGVLRVTVLDARSLKATKFGGGDPDPYVSFSIGAKPAIAQTKTVRSTSNPSFHETQFLLINSLADVLNLNVFDFNDHRPDSLLGTVSHELGTLADDAEQEGIIGQILGGGKDRGTLRYDLSYFPVLKPEKNADGTLEPLPDTQTGIVRLTIHQAKDLDVSSALLGGGALNPFASVFLGSGKNEVHRTKVLKHANQPIWEDSCEFLVPEKHNSVVTIAITDSRDFANDPSLGMVTIRLADLLEAKERHQDWFPLKGSRQGKVRMTAEWKAVAMTGSIGGANSYIPPIGILRVWLKRAVDVKNVEAALGGKSDPYVRIMGNNRIMARTEVINNNLNPEWDQIIYVPVHSIREHFMLEVMDYQNIGKDRSLGHVDLAARDYISESGEQKYPYISKGSQDRRDRIKLDKANHFKGELHYEVDFKPAVSLRGGISFDAQKNELELAAEAAEAQSAAGGASSGATATVTPEANGSIKVAPAPSGVVGVDDVTAGDANGHDASISVVDASIAAAAPKYEEEDGQPETDAEDPQKGVIMSTEEILSCQSGVLVFQVISGQLARRGSLEVMFDDGYWPAFTSGKARSNHPTWDQVGEGFIRELDFSRVWLRINAADENSKEDVVAEFKCETKDFLERCINAPYDFVLTEPDGSNRSTVQIAARFVPVDIVLQPRESINNMGILRVDVIDAKALHGADRSGKSDPYVVFSLNDMKVFKSETKKKTIHPVWNESFETMVPSRVAAKFAFEIFDWDRVGTATSLGGNTIDLAVLEPFEATEVSLPVITEKRGEKGTFTFRLLFTPEIIARVRHNTSSFVSAGRAITQIGGVPLGVGKGVIHGGGAVAGGVAHGLGSVGGFAGRRIGLIKKKDKLTGKEVVVDPVTGTSVPVATGTEITPAISESSGIAAGQTSAPVGANLDGAVPGHHATTLPIGESASPQEPGTLGVTVISAKDLKSNREGSVKPYVQIRAGGKTVKTEHVKGSAPEWNESFSFNITPNIKSFSVTVCDHHTLGKDPELGEAEIDIWRHIQPAVPDADVWVELSNGTGLLRLKLDWNTGLANPTPMRLGSRIRTPSVSSKSLPDSPGRFSMRKSKE; this is encoded by the exons ATGCCTTTTATTAAGGCTCTTGACCATGCGATACCGAACGGACAGACATTCAATAACCTGTCCAAAGCTCCCGGAGCTGTGGCGGGTGGGCTGACTTCCGCTGTGGGATCAGTTGGCAATGTAGTGGGCGTGGACCAAGTCAAAGGAGCCGCAGTTCAT ATGTTTGATCCGGATGCATCGCCAGCGGTAAAGGCTGCTGCGGCTGCCAAGGCGAAGGCATCTCTTGGTTTGCCTAGCCGGGATAAAGTGAGAGAAGGCATATCTGGGGACGGCGGGGGCGCTCGAG CTGTGATCATTGATAGCTCCACTTCCGCCAACGCCCCGAAACCAACCGTGACACTTGCGGATGTTGACAAGGCGTCTCAAGCTGAAGGTCAGCGGGAAGGCGGC GATGATATGCCTGgttccatcccttccaacACGGCTCCCTCTATCCCTACTTGG GTCATGGCAGGTTGGAAGCAAGCCGCTGGCCTGGGAAAGACGGAAAAcgcgagagaagaagctacCGTTTTGCAAACTTACCT CACTGAGACCATGTATGGTGCCTGGTATCACAATGCGGCGGTC ATCCTTTTTGCCATCCTATCCACCCGTCTTTTCACTGTCCTTCATCTCGGTTGGGGTTGGATTATCGTTGTCCTTGCTTTTTGCTCGTCCTATTACTCTATCTCCATCTCGCGAACTAGACAACGGGTTAGGGACGACATCCAAAGGGAGCTCGTGAAAACGAGGCTAGTCACTGAAACTGAAAGTGCGGACTGGATCAACTCATTCTTGGAAAGATTTTGGCTTAT CTACGAGCCTGTTCTCAGTCAAACGATCATAGCAAGTACTGATTCTGCTCTAGCTGGAGTAGCGCCCCCTGGCGTTGATAGCATCCGGATGACTACTTTTACTC TTGGTACCAAAG CTCCTCGTATTGATTATGTCCGCACTTTCCCAAAAAC TCCCGAGGACATTGTGATCATGGACTGGGCCTTGTCTTTCACTCCCAACGATCTCGAAGATATCACCCCTCGCCAAGCTGCCAAACAGGTAAACCCAAAGGTTGTGCTTAGCATCCGAGTTGGTAAGGGTGCACTGTCCAAGGCATTACCTGTCTTGCTGGAAGACATGTCTTTCTCGGGCAAAATGAG AATCAAATTAAAATTGATGACCAACTTTCCTCATGTACAGACAGTTGATATTAGTTTCATTGAAAAGCCTACGTTTGACTATGTACTCAAGCCTATTGGTGGAGAGACTTTGGGGTTCGACATCAACAGTATCCCTGGCCTCGCTCCATTCATCCGTGACCAAGTCCACTCCAACCTCGGTCCCATGATGTACGACCCCAACGTTTTCACCATCGATTTGCAGCAACTCCTTTCCGGCACGCCACTTGATGCCGCTATTGGCGTTCTCCGTGTCACTGTTCTTGACGCTCGCAGCCTCAAAGCCACCAAATTTGGTGGAGGTGATCCCGATCCTTATGTGTCTTTCTCTATAGGCGCAAAACCGGCCATCGCCCAGACTAAGACAGTCCGTTCTACTTCCAACCCTAGTTTCCATGAAACTCAGTTCCTTTTGATTAATTCTCTTGCCGACgttctcaacctcaacgTTTTCGATTTCAATGACCATCGCCCTGACAGCTTGCTCGGTACCGTTTCTCACGAACTCGGCACACTTGCCGACGACGCTGAGCAAGAGGGCATCATAGGCCAAATCCTTGGTGGTGGCAAAGATCGTGGTACACTTCGATATGATCTGTCCTACTTCCCTGTCCTAAAGCCAGAGAAGAATGCTGATGGTACGCTTGAACCGCTTCCGGACACTCAGACGGGCATTGTTCGTCTTACCATTCACCAAGCCAAGGACCTTGATGTCTCAAGTGCGCTTTTGGGAGGGGGTGCTCTCAATCCCTTCGCCAGCGTCTTCCTTGGTTCGGGCAAAAATGAAGTTCATAGGACCAAGGTTCTCAAACATGCCAATCAGCCTATTTGGGAAGATTCATGCGAATTCCTTGTACCGGAAAAGCACAATTCAGTTGTGACGATCGCTATCACAGACAGCAGGGACTTCGCAAATGACCCGAGCTTAGGAATGGTCACCATTCGTCTGGCCGATTTGCTCGAAGCTAAGGAAAGGCACCAAGACTGGTTCCCTCTAAAGGGCTCGCGTCAAGGCAAGGTCCGTATGACTGCTGAGTGGAAAGCCGTCGCTATGACTGGTTCCATTGGCGGTGCTAATTCATATATACCTCCAATTGGTATTCTTCGTGTATGGCTCAAAAGAGCTGTAGATGTGAAGAATGTTGAGGCTGCATTGGGTGGTAAATCTGATCCCTATGTGAGGATTATGGGCAATAATCGTATCATGGCCCGAACTGAGGTTATCAACAATAACCTTAATCCCGAATGGGATCAGATCATCTATGTGCCTGTGCACTCGATTCGGGAACACTTCATGCTCGAAGTGATGGATTATCAAAATATCGGTAAGGACAGGTCACTTGGCCACGTGGACTTGGCCGCTAGAGATTACATCAGCGAAAGCGGTGAGCAAAAGTACCCTTACATCTCGAAGGGTTCTCAAGATAGGAGGGACAGAATCAAACTTGACAAGGCAAACCACTTCAAGGGTGAACTTCATTACGAAGTAGATTTCAAGCCAGCCGTTTCGCTCCGAGGTGGAATCTCCTTTGATGCTCAGAAGAACGAGCTTGAATTAGCAGCGGAAGCTGCTGAGGCTCAATCTGCTGCGGGAGGCGCTAGTTCCGGTGCCACGGCTACTGTCACTCCGGAAGCCAACGGATCCATCAAGGTTGCGCCCGCGCCTAGCGGTGTCGTTGGGGTCGACGATGTTACTGCTGGAGATGCCAATGGTCATGACGCCAGTATTTCTGTCGTGGATGCCTCGATAGCTGCAGCTGCTCCGAAgtacgaagaagaagatggtcaACCGGAGACAGATGCAGAGGATCCGCAGAAGGGAGTAATTATGTCTACTGAGGAGATTTTGTCATGCC AATCCGGAGTTCTAGTCTTCCAAGTCATTTCTGGTCAACTTGCTCGGCGTGGCTCCCTTGAAGTTATGTTTGATGATGGTTACTGGCCTGCTTTCACTTCAGGTAAAGCTCGCAGCAATCACCCAACCTGGGATCAGGTTGGTGAAGGCTTTATCCGTGAACTTGACTTTAGTCGAGTTTGGTTGAGGATTAATGCAGCCGATGAGAATAGCAAGGAGGATGTTGTGGCTGAATTCAAATGTGAAACCAAGGATTTCCTGGAAAGGTGTATT AACGCTCCTTATGACTTTGTTCTTACTGAACCCGATGGCTCCAATAGAAGTACTGTTCAGATTGCTGCTCGCTTTGTACCTGTGGACATTGTGCTTCAACCTCGAGAAAGTATTAATA ACATGGGTATCCTCAGGGTTGATGTAATAGATGCTAAGGCATTGCATGGTGCTGATAGGAGTGGCAAATCTGAT CCATATGTGGTCTTTTCTTTGAACGACATGAAGGTGTTCAAATCggaaaccaaaaaaaa AACCATTCACCCCGTATGGAATGAGAGCTTCGAGACCATGGTTCCTTCTCGCGTAGCGGCTAAATTTGCATTTGAGATATTTGATTGGGACAGG GTCGGTACCGCAACTTCCCTGGGTGGGAACACAATCGATTTAGCTGTTCTGGAACCTTTCGAAGCTACCGAGGTCTCCTTACCCGTTATCACTGAAAAGCGTGGTGAGAAGGGCACTTTTACATTCAGGTTGCTCTTCACCCCTGAAA TCATTGCTCGAGTGCGTCATAACACCAGCTCTTTTGTTTCTGCCGGCCGAGCTATCACACAAATTGGGGGTGTTCCTCTTGGTGTTGGCAAGGGTGTTATTCATGGCGGGGGTGCCGTCGCGGGTGGCGTCGCTCACGGCCTGGGTTCCGTCGGCGGTTTTGCTGGCCGTCGCATTGGCCTgatcaagaaaaaggataAATTAACGGGGAAAGAAGTCGTCGTGGATCCTGTTACTGGCACTTCTGTCCCTGTGGCTACTGGTACCGAAATTACTCCCGCTATTAGCGAAAGTTCTGGTATTGCTGCAGGTCAGACTTCTGCACCCGTTGGCGCCAATCTCGATGGGGCCGTGCCAGGTCATCATGCAACAACGCTACCAATAGGGGAGAGTGCTAGTCCTCAGGAACCAGGGACTCTCGGTGTGACCGTCATCAGCGCCAAGGACCTCAAGAGTAATAGGGAGGGCAGTGTAAAACCTTACGTTCAGATCAGAGCGGGAGGTAAAACTGTGAAAACCGAACACGTCAAAGGCTCTGCTCCAGAATG GAACGAAAGCTTTTCTTTCAACATAACTCCTAATATAAAGTCTTTCTCCGTGACTGTATGCG ATCACCATACCCTCGGTAAAGATCCTGAACTTGGGGAGGCTGAAATCGATATATGGAGACATATCCAACCTGCCGTACCCGATGCCGACGTTTGGGTTGAGCTCAGTAACGGTACAGGCCTTTTGCGTTTGAAATTGGACTGGAACACTGGCCTTGCAAATCCTACACCCATGAGGTTGGGATCCAGGATCAGGACACCTAGCGTCAGCTCCAAATCTTTACCAGATAGCCCTGGTCGATTCTCtatgaggaagagcaaggaatGA